The Methylomusa anaerophila genome has a segment encoding these proteins:
- a CDS encoding NAD(P)H-dependent glycerol-3-phosphate dehydrogenase: MHIAVIGAGSWGTALAGMLGQKYNNVILWVRSEALAQELARTRQNSRYLPGYLLPSAVEVTYNLNRAVTGAQVIVIVTPSHSVRQLAAQIGSIVLREPVQPFIVSAAKGFELNTLKRMSEVIQEEIPVSTDKIVALSGPNHAEEVAASQPTATVVASISRKSCEYIQNVFMSPQFRVYTNPDIIGVELGGSLKNIIALGCGVADGLGLGDNAKAALMTRGLAEITRLGTAMGASPHTFAGLSGLGDLIATCTSRHSRNRRAGVLLASGKTKDEILTETSMVVEGIRATSAAFQIAQKLHVEMPITKQIYQALYDEKSPKDAVMELMTRGKTHEIEDVAADNTFSKE, encoded by the coding sequence ATGCATATTGCTGTAATCGGCGCCGGAAGTTGGGGGACGGCCCTCGCTGGAATGCTGGGACAAAAGTACAATAACGTTATTCTCTGGGTAAGGTCAGAGGCTTTGGCGCAGGAATTAGCTAGAACAAGGCAAAATAGCCGTTATCTTCCCGGTTATCTTCTTCCATCTGCTGTAGAAGTCACATACAATCTTAATCGTGCGGTGACAGGAGCACAGGTCATTGTAATTGTAACCCCGTCACATTCAGTGCGACAATTGGCAGCGCAGATTGGTTCCATCGTCTTAAGAGAACCTGTCCAACCTTTTATTGTCTCTGCGGCCAAGGGGTTTGAATTAAACACTCTCAAACGGATGTCGGAAGTAATCCAGGAGGAAATCCCCGTTTCGACCGATAAAATAGTGGCTTTATCCGGACCTAACCACGCTGAAGAAGTAGCTGCATCCCAACCTACAGCCACCGTTGTCGCTTCCATATCGCGTAAATCTTGTGAATATATTCAGAACGTTTTCATGTCACCGCAATTCCGGGTGTATACCAATCCTGACATTATCGGGGTGGAACTAGGAGGATCCCTAAAAAACATCATTGCTCTTGGTTGTGGAGTTGCTGACGGGCTTGGTTTAGGAGATAATGCCAAGGCGGCCTTGATGACCCGCGGATTGGCGGAAATAACCCGCCTGGGAACTGCTATGGGGGCCAGTCCGCATACTTTTGCCGGTCTGTCCGGATTGGGGGATTTAATCGCTACTTGTACCAGCCGTCATAGTCGCAACCGGCGGGCCGGTGTTCTGCTGGCCAGCGGCAAAACCAAAGATGAAATATTAACTGAGACCTCGATGGTGGTTGAAGGAATACGGGCAACTTCAGCGGCTTTCCAAATAGCGCAAAAATTACACGTTGAAATGCCAATTACCAAGCAAATCTATCAAGCTTTATATGATGAAAAATCGCCTAAGGACGCTGTTATGGAACTAATGACCCGGGGGAAAACTCATGAAATAGAGGATGTTGCGGCAGATAACACCTTTAGCAAAGAATAA
- a CDS encoding cob(I)yrinic acid a,c-diamide adenosyltransferase, with protein sequence MKIYTKTGDKGTTSLLTGERINKVSIRVESYGTIDEINSALGLARALSSSVELKETICNLQKLLVMLMAELASANLEKPYITAEHVQQLEELIDKYDAKLPPLKDFIVPGDTPGAAALDLARTVARRAERQVWRLRDSEESTVSENTLIALNRLSDLCFTLSRFETQESIR encoded by the coding sequence ATGAAAATTTATACAAAAACCGGTGATAAGGGAACTACCAGTTTACTCACCGGTGAAAGAATCAATAAGGTCAGCATCCGGGTTGAAAGTTACGGAACAATTGACGAGATCAACTCTGCTCTCGGGCTGGCCCGAGCCCTAAGTTCCTCCGTTGAACTCAAAGAGACAATCTGTAATTTACAAAAATTGCTGGTCATGCTCATGGCGGAGCTTGCCAGCGCAAATTTAGAAAAACCCTATATCACTGCCGAACATGTGCAACAATTGGAAGAATTGATTGATAAGTACGACGCTAAATTGCCGCCTTTGAAAGACTTTATTGTCCCAGGGGATACTCCCGGCGCCGCTGCCCTTGATTTAGCCCGTACAGTGGCAAGGAGAGCCGAACGGCAGGTATGGCGGCTGCGTGACAGTGAAGAATCCACAGTAAGTGAAAATACATTAATTGCGCTAAATCGTTTATCAGACTTGTGTTTTACCCTGTCCCGTTTTGAAACACAAGAATCTATTCGATAG
- the plsY gene encoding glycerol-3-phosphate 1-O-acyltransferase PlsY: MDYLLIIIASYLVGSIPNGLIVGKLMRGVDLRQFGSKNIGATNAYRVLGPWPAFWVFLTDALKGIVGVLLGQLLSGTALAQLAGGMAAIAGHNWSIYLKFKGGRGVATSLGVIAVITPQATLIVFIVWMLIVYFTRYVSLASIVAAALAPVCIWLLGGQQEFFYFAVVAALFVIIRHRPNVERLLKGEEPKIKAAGSTKDHEDNIKEK, translated from the coding sequence ATGGACTATTTGCTAATTATAATTGCCAGCTACCTGGTTGGTTCGATTCCCAATGGGTTAATCGTCGGAAAACTTATGCGAGGAGTTGACTTACGGCAGTTTGGCAGCAAAAATATTGGTGCAACCAATGCTTATCGCGTGCTGGGACCCTGGCCGGCGTTTTGGGTATTTCTTACCGATGCGTTGAAGGGGATAGTGGGAGTCTTATTAGGTCAGTTGCTTTCAGGTACGGCATTGGCCCAACTAGCAGGCGGAATGGCCGCTATTGCGGGACACAACTGGTCAATTTATTTAAAGTTTAAAGGTGGCAGAGGAGTAGCGACCAGTCTTGGCGTAATTGCGGTTATCACTCCCCAGGCAACTTTAATTGTGTTTATAGTTTGGATGTTGATCGTCTATTTTACCCGTTACGTGTCCTTGGCTTCCATAGTTGCGGCCGCGCTGGCCCCAGTTTGCATATGGCTGCTGGGAGGACAGCAGGAATTTTTTTATTTTGCGGTTGTGGCAGCCTTGTTTGTAATAATAAGACATCGGCCGAATGTTGAACGGCTGCTGAAGGGAGAGGAACCCAAAATAAAAGCGGCCGGCAGTACCAAAGATCATGAAGATAATATTAAGGAGAAGTGA
- a CDS encoding homoserine dehydrogenase — translation MDKAIQIALLGFGTVGTGVVKVLESNADDIMKKVGAAIVLKKILVQSANKARKVATGAKIVTDIESIVNDQDIQIVVEVMGGEKPAKDYILQALRAGKHVVTANKDVVAKHGKELFEAAEASHVDFLFEASVGGGIPIIRPLKQCLAANRISEIMGIVNGTTNYMLTKMTKEHMDFATVLAEAQAKGYAEADPTADVGGFDAARKIAILASIAFGARVTLDDVYVEGITNIAIQDIEYARELGYVVKLLAIGKQDDQGINVRVHPALLPNSHPLAAVNDVFNAIFVKGDAVGETMFYGRGAGELPTASAVTADIIDVARDIRHGVSSRILCTCFEKKAICPVGTTESPYYIRLLVEDKPGVLAAIAGAFGAQQVSLHSVIQKRKVNGRTEIVLITYRVTDESIRLAMSTLAGMSVVNKVGNIIRVEAEEIIS, via the coding sequence ATGGACAAAGCCATTCAGATCGCCCTCCTTGGCTTTGGCACAGTCGGCACTGGCGTCGTCAAAGTATTGGAAAGCAATGCTGACGACATAATGAAGAAAGTTGGCGCGGCAATTGTTCTTAAAAAAATTTTGGTACAAAGCGCTAATAAAGCTAGGAAGGTAGCTACAGGGGCCAAAATCGTAACTGATATAGAGTCAATTGTAAACGATCAAGATATTCAAATTGTGGTAGAAGTCATGGGAGGGGAGAAACCTGCTAAGGATTATATCCTTCAAGCCTTAAGGGCTGGAAAACATGTCGTAACCGCCAATAAGGACGTGGTAGCGAAACATGGCAAGGAATTATTTGAAGCTGCTGAAGCCAGTCATGTAGATTTTTTGTTTGAGGCCAGCGTAGGTGGCGGTATTCCTATCATCAGGCCGCTTAAGCAGTGTTTGGCTGCCAACCGAATTAGTGAAATCATGGGTATTGTCAACGGTACAACAAACTACATGCTGACCAAAATGACTAAGGAACACATGGACTTTGCCACAGTTCTCGCCGAAGCCCAGGCAAAAGGGTACGCCGAAGCCGATCCAACTGCTGATGTCGGCGGTTTTGATGCCGCCCGAAAAATTGCTATTTTAGCCTCTATCGCCTTCGGTGCCCGGGTTACCTTAGACGATGTCTATGTTGAAGGCATTACGAATATTGCGATTCAAGATATTGAATACGCCAGGGAACTTGGTTATGTTGTAAAATTATTGGCCATTGGCAAACAGGATGACCAAGGCATTAACGTCCGTGTTCACCCTGCGCTGTTGCCTAACAGCCATCCGTTGGCGGCGGTTAACGATGTTTTTAACGCGATATTTGTCAAGGGAGACGCAGTAGGAGAAACTATGTTCTACGGACGCGGCGCCGGCGAACTGCCGACAGCTAGCGCGGTAACTGCCGATATCATCGACGTGGCCCGTGATATTCGCCATGGAGTTAGCAGTCGAATTCTATGCACCTGTTTTGAAAAAAAGGCTATTTGTCCGGTTGGTACGACAGAGTCCCCGTATTATATTCGTCTCTTAGTTGAAGATAAGCCGGGAGTACTGGCAGCCATTGCCGGCGCCTTCGGTGCGCAGCAAGTAAGCCTGCATTCGGTTATTCAGAAAAGAAAAGTCAATGGCCGTACCGAAATTGTACTGATTACTTACCGGGTAACCGATGAAAGCATACGTCTGGCTATGAGCACTTTAGCCGGCATGTCTGTTGTAAATAAAGTAGGCAATATAATTAGAGTGGAAGCCGAAGAAATTATTTCATAA
- the ndk gene encoding nucleoside-diphosphate kinase has protein sequence METTLVLLKPDAVSRGLCGEVIRRFEQRGLIIAGMKMLKVSPQQAKRHYQEHVGKPFYPDLIDYITSGPVVALAVKGNQAVKVLRTMMGATNPVDALPGTIRGDFATQMENNIIHGSDSLNNATRELDIFFSKEEIYE, from the coding sequence ATGGAAACAACATTGGTCTTGCTCAAACCCGATGCTGTATCCCGGGGACTATGCGGGGAAGTTATACGTCGCTTTGAACAGCGCGGTTTAATAATTGCGGGAATGAAAATGCTGAAAGTATCGCCACAGCAGGCCAAAAGGCATTACCAGGAACATGTAGGAAAACCGTTTTACCCGGATTTAATTGACTACATTACTTCCGGTCCGGTTGTTGCCCTGGCCGTGAAAGGCAATCAGGCTGTTAAAGTTCTTCGGACGATGATGGGAGCAACGAATCCGGTTGATGCTTTGCCGGGAACAATAAGAGGAGATTTCGCGACCCAAATGGAAAATAACATCATTCACGGATCAGACAGCCTTAATAACGCAACCAGAGAGCTGGACATATTTTTCTCTAAGGAAGAAATATATGAATAA
- the thrB gene encoding homoserine kinase, which yields MKKTIKIRVPGTTANCGPGFDSIGIACTIYNEIEFTFTPAGPIEIVIEGEGAGLLPETADNVIIKAVQMVFDRIYSRYPHCQQSRWQGIRLHMNNAIPLSRGLGSSAAAIVAGLVAANELCGNNLNKEEILEIASAMEGHPDNVAPAVYGGITVSVAEASQVHCIRFIPKADFSMVVAIPEFNLSTKLARKVLPDSVPFQDAVFNIGRTALLVSSLYEGKLDFLQYALIDKIHQPYRSKLIPGMPEVFTAARKAGALGAALSGAGPCLIAFALSDLNKIGKAMVNTFSQHNVKAYYKVLGIDQEGAKII from the coding sequence ATGAAAAAAACTATAAAGATCCGGGTACCAGGTACCACGGCCAACTGTGGGCCAGGGTTTGACTCAATTGGAATAGCTTGTACCATTTATAATGAAATAGAATTTACGTTCACGCCGGCAGGACCTATCGAAATCGTCATCGAAGGAGAAGGCGCCGGGCTTCTGCCTGAGACAGCGGATAATGTTATCATTAAGGCCGTGCAAATGGTTTTTGATAGAATATACAGCCGATATCCACATTGTCAGCAATCCCGGTGGCAGGGAATTCGCCTTCATATGAATAATGCCATTCCACTCTCCCGGGGGCTGGGAAGTAGTGCCGCCGCAATAGTGGCCGGTCTGGTTGCCGCAAATGAATTATGTGGAAATAATCTTAATAAGGAAGAAATCCTGGAAATTGCCTCGGCGATGGAAGGCCATCCCGATAACGTAGCTCCTGCAGTATACGGCGGCATTACCGTAAGTGTAGCGGAAGCATCTCAGGTTCATTGCATCCGGTTTATTCCAAAGGCTGACTTTTCCATGGTTGTGGCTATTCCGGAATTTAATTTGTCAACCAAACTTGCCCGAAAAGTTCTTCCCGACTCAGTACCCTTCCAGGATGCTGTTTTCAATATTGGTAGAACAGCGTTGCTGGTGAGCTCGTTGTATGAGGGAAAACTGGATTTTCTGCAATATGCACTGATCGATAAAATTCATCAACCTTATAGAAGTAAGCTGATACCTGGCATGCCGGAAGTTTTTACGGCTGCGCGAAAAGCTGGCGCGCTGGGAGCAGCACTAAGTGGAGCCGGGCCTTGTCTGATCGCCTTTGCGTTATCCGACTTGAATAAAATAGGAAAAGCAATGGTAAATACGTTTAGTCAGCATAATGTTAAAGCGTATTATAAAGTGTTGGGAATTGATCAGGAAGGCGCAAAAATAATATAA
- a CDS encoding type II toxin-antitoxin system RatA family toxin: MPYVEVTMPVNCNRSEIYPILKGMEKYPEFMTDLISVEIIEQQDNTTITQWVSNVDGRIIKWTELDTFDDANMHISYRQIDGDLKKFEGEWILTTIPCGTEIKLTVDFEFGIPMIAGLLNPILKKKVRDNSLSMLTAIKDKMEG; the protein is encoded by the coding sequence GTGCCGTACGTTGAAGTCACAATGCCGGTTAATTGTAACCGGTCAGAAATATATCCCATATTAAAAGGAATGGAAAAATACCCCGAATTTATGACTGATCTTATTAGCGTCGAAATTATAGAACAACAAGACAATACAACGATTACCCAATGGGTATCCAATGTAGATGGACGCATCATCAAGTGGACTGAACTTGACACCTTTGATGATGCTAATATGCATATTTCTTATAGACAAATTGATGGTGATTTAAAAAAATTTGAAGGTGAATGGATACTCACAACCATTCCCTGCGGTACCGAAATCAAACTTACTGTTGACTTTGAGTTTGGCATCCCGATGATTGCCGGTCTCCTAAACCCGATACTCAAAAAGAAAGTTCGTGACAACAGCTTGAGCATGCTGACCGCAATTAAAGATAAAATGGAAGGCTAA
- a CDS encoding FmdB family zinc ribbon protein yields the protein MPIYEFQCNQCGMTFDQLCRINWQGSVKCPSCGKEDLTKIISQVSGLGRGAGDHCSSCSGKSCNGCN from the coding sequence ATGCCGATTTATGAATTTCAATGCAATCAATGTGGTATGACTTTTGATCAACTCTGCCGGATAAACTGGCAGGGCTCGGTAAAATGCCCTTCCTGTGGCAAGGAAGATTTAACGAAAATAATCTCACAGGTTAGTGGGCTTGGCCGAGGCGCAGGTGATCATTGCAGTTCCTGTTCAGGAAAAAGTTGTAACGGCTGCAACTAG
- a CDS encoding aminotransferase class III-fold pyridoxal phosphate-dependent enzyme, with translation MRENRDVIADTITKYEQFINPAIARLFRFMGLSTVEWEAEGSVIRDIDGKEYIDCLGGYGVFNLGHRHAKVVAAVKQQLDKMPLSSKVLFDKPTADLAALLAEISPGDLQYSFFTNSGTESVEGSLKLARIHTGRDKIIAAANAFHGKTFGALSATGREMFRTPFQPLLPGFSHVPFGNIDAMHKAVDADTAAVILEPIQGEGGIIIPPAEYLPAVREICDKRGALLICDEVQTGLGRTGKMFAVDHYQVVPDIMATAKALGGGVMPIGAFTARPHIWDKYMTSPFLHTSTFGGNPLACAAAVAAIHTIREEGLVDKAAAMGDYLFSGLFHLYKTFPDVIQEVRGKGLLIGIDLTKEGIGGFLMAELIGKGVLAAYTLNNPKVIRIEPPLIITREQVDKVVHIFAGALEKANEVLDDL, from the coding sequence TTGCGGGAAAATCGCGATGTAATTGCAGATACAATTACTAAATACGAACAGTTTATTAATCCGGCAATAGCCAGGTTGTTTCGATTTATGGGACTGTCTACTGTGGAGTGGGAGGCAGAAGGATCTGTAATCCGGGATATCGATGGTAAAGAATATATAGATTGTTTGGGTGGATATGGCGTTTTTAATCTAGGCCACAGACATGCCAAGGTTGTAGCTGCCGTAAAACAACAACTGGATAAAATGCCTCTATCCAGTAAAGTATTGTTTGATAAACCTACTGCTGATCTAGCCGCTCTTTTGGCAGAAATATCACCCGGCGATTTGCAATATAGCTTTTTTACCAACAGCGGCACGGAATCGGTGGAAGGCAGCCTCAAATTGGCCCGCATTCACACCGGGAGAGATAAGATTATTGCAGCTGCCAACGCTTTTCATGGTAAAACTTTCGGGGCTTTAAGCGCAACCGGCAGGGAAATGTTCCGGACACCCTTTCAACCTTTGTTACCCGGCTTTTCCCATGTTCCGTTCGGTAATATTGATGCAATGCATAAGGCAGTTGACGCCGATACGGCTGCTGTTATCTTAGAACCGATTCAAGGGGAAGGAGGCATTATTATACCGCCGGCTGAATACTTGCCTGCGGTCCGCGAGATATGTGACAAACGAGGAGCATTGCTTATCTGTGATGAGGTACAGACAGGTTTAGGCCGTACAGGGAAAATGTTTGCTGTAGATCACTACCAGGTAGTACCGGATATAATGGCTACAGCCAAAGCTCTCGGTGGCGGTGTCATGCCAATCGGTGCTTTCACTGCCAGACCCCATATTTGGGACAAATATATGACCAGTCCGTTTTTACACACTTCTACTTTCGGTGGTAATCCATTGGCTTGTGCAGCGGCAGTTGCAGCCATCCATACCATCCGCGAAGAAGGTTTGGTTGATAAAGCTGCGGCTATGGGTGATTACCTTTTCTCAGGACTGTTTCATTTATACAAAACCTTCCCGGATGTCATCCAGGAAGTTCGCGGCAAAGGACTGTTGATTGGTATTGATTTAACCAAAGAAGGAATAGGGGGATTTCTTATGGCGGAATTGATTGGCAAAGGCGTGTTAGCCGCCTACACCTTGAATAACCCGAAAGTCATTCGTATTGAACCTCCGCTCATTATTACCAGAGAACAAGTAGATAAAGTGGTGCATATTTTTGCCGGCGCTTTGGAAAAAGCAAACGAAGTGCTTGACGACCTATAG
- the spoIVA gene encoding stage IV sporulation protein A, giving the protein MEKFDLFRDIAERTGGDIYIGVVGPVRTGKSTFIKRFMETMVLPNIVDPYDKERAKDELPQSAAGKTIMTTEPKFIPNEAVEITVRDNVSVRVRVVDCVGYTVEGALGYEEEDGPRMVLTPWFENEIPFQEAAEVGTRKVIAEHSTIGLVITTDGTVTDLTREKYVLAEERVINELKELQKPFLVILNTNRPNSKDTRELVAKMEGNYDVPVIPVDCAQLNHDDVYGILQEVLYEFPVKEVNISLPKWVEELESEHWLRQKFEGAVNDVVQYIKRLRDIDRAIDDLSGYDFVADVILHDMDLGNGIAVIEMTARVDLFYQVLEELTGFTISGEHHLLRLMKDLAIAKSEYDKMAGALEDVQLTGYGIVPPQLDEMILEEPEIIRTGNRFGVKLKASAPSLHIIRTDVQAEISPIIGTEKQSEELIQYLMREFEGEPEKIWRTNLFGKSLNELVREGIQNKLSGMPENTQLKLRDTLQKIVNEGSGGLICIIF; this is encoded by the coding sequence ATGGAAAAGTTCGACCTATTTCGAGATATTGCCGAACGCACTGGTGGAGATATTTATATTGGCGTTGTCGGCCCGGTCCGCACTGGTAAATCGACTTTTATTAAACGCTTTATGGAAACCATGGTATTACCCAATATAGTTGATCCATATGATAAAGAGCGAGCAAAAGATGAGCTGCCCCAAAGCGCCGCCGGTAAAACAATCATGACGACGGAACCGAAGTTCATACCCAATGAAGCTGTCGAAATCACTGTAAGGGACAACGTTTCAGTTCGGGTTAGGGTTGTCGACTGCGTAGGATACACAGTAGAGGGAGCCCTTGGCTATGAAGAGGAAGACGGTCCAAGGATGGTTTTAACGCCGTGGTTCGAAAATGAAATCCCTTTCCAAGAGGCGGCTGAAGTAGGCACAAGAAAAGTAATAGCCGAGCATTCTACTATCGGTTTAGTAATTACCACTGATGGTACCGTTACTGATTTAACCCGGGAAAAATATGTACTCGCCGAAGAACGGGTAATCAATGAACTCAAAGAGTTGCAAAAACCTTTCCTTGTCATTTTAAATACTAATAGGCCTAACTCCAAAGACACCAGAGAGCTAGTTGCAAAGATGGAAGGAAATTATGATGTTCCGGTAATTCCCGTTGATTGTGCTCAGCTTAACCATGATGACGTATATGGAATTTTACAGGAAGTTTTGTATGAATTCCCGGTGAAAGAAGTCAATATTTCGCTGCCGAAATGGGTGGAAGAGCTGGAGAGTGAACACTGGCTGCGTCAAAAATTTGAAGGAGCAGTTAACGACGTTGTTCAGTATATCAAAAGACTTAGAGATATTGACAGAGCTATAGATGATTTATCCGGCTATGATTTTGTCGCTGACGTAATTCTTCACGATATGGATCTTGGCAATGGTATTGCAGTTATTGAAATGACAGCCCGCGTCGACCTTTTTTACCAAGTGCTTGAAGAATTAACAGGATTCACCATTAGCGGTGAACATCATTTATTACGTTTGATGAAAGATTTGGCTATAGCCAAGAGCGAGTATGACAAAATGGCCGGTGCGTTAGAAGATGTTCAGCTAACCGGTTATGGAATTGTTCCGCCGCAACTGGATGAAATGATCCTGGAAGAGCCTGAGATTATCCGGACTGGAAATCGTTTCGGGGTAAAACTTAAGGCATCCGCTCCATCGTTACATATAATTAGAACGGATGTTCAAGCAGAAATCTCACCTATAATAGGTACGGAAAAGCAAAGTGAAGAATTAATCCAGTATTTAATGCGGGAGTTTGAAGGAGAACCGGAAAAAATTTGGCGGACCAATCTTTTTGGCAAATCCCTGAATGAATTAGTACGTGAAGGAATTCAAAACAAACTTTCCGGCATGCCGGAAAATACCCAGTTGAAACTCCGTGACACTCTGCAAAAAATCGTAAACGAAGGCAGTGGTGGACTAATATGTATTATTTTTTAA
- a CDS encoding ACT domain-containing protein — MVTGQKAVFYLVREEILPEAIKKTIKVKELLKRGEARTINEAVEKMELSRSAYYKYKDYVFPFYEASKEKIVTLALLLEHKPGVLSRVLNTIANERGSVLTINQGIPLQGVANATISLETADLAIDLEAMLDKLRMVDGVKRLEILGQA; from the coding sequence ATGGTTACAGGTCAAAAGGCTGTTTTTTATCTTGTTCGCGAAGAGATTTTACCGGAAGCTATAAAAAAAACTATTAAAGTAAAAGAATTATTAAAGCGCGGCGAAGCGCGCACCATCAATGAAGCAGTTGAAAAAATGGAATTAAGCCGCAGTGCCTATTATAAATATAAGGATTATGTTTTTCCTTTTTATGAAGCTAGTAAAGAGAAGATAGTGACCTTAGCACTGCTGTTAGAGCATAAACCCGGCGTTCTGTCACGTGTTCTCAATACAATAGCGAACGAAAGAGGCAGCGTTTTGACCATTAATCAAGGGATTCCCTTACAAGGAGTGGCAAATGCAACTATTTCTCTGGAAACCGCAGATTTGGCAATAGATTTAGAAGCTATGCTTGATAAACTCAGAATGGTAGATGGAGTAAAAAGATTGGAAATATTGGGCCAAGCATAG
- a CDS encoding FAD-dependent oxidoreductase has product MPTVVVIGGGWAGCGAAVAAKKAGAEKVVLLERTDMLLGTGLVGGIMRNNGRFTATEEAYALGGGDLFDAVEEAARHRNIEFPGHLHVTLYDVARIEPAVRKVLDKYGIIYNTQVRVRDITMNGAQIKSVITDSDAEIYGDVFVEATGTAGPQGHCSKYGNGCVMCIIRCPAFGPRISVASRAGVTEMIGRKGDGSYGAMSGSCKLHKESLSQSLVKELNTKGVVIVPIPAELRKSESLTIKACQQYALKEFAENIILLDTGHAKLMSPYYPLNKLRKIPGFENARFEDPYAGSTGNSIRFTALSPRDNALKVKGVDNLFCGGEKAGLLVGHTEAIVTGTLAGHNSVRQVHGKNLLVLPESLAIGDAIAHVNERMQTEEGLKLKYTFSGANYFQRMQEKGLYTTDVNVIKERVEKTGLTDIFAKPVKIF; this is encoded by the coding sequence TTGCCTACAGTAGTTGTAATCGGCGGTGGCTGGGCAGGTTGCGGCGCCGCCGTCGCCGCCAAAAAAGCCGGTGCGGAAAAAGTAGTGTTGCTTGAACGTACCGACATGTTATTGGGTACCGGACTTGTGGGGGGAATTATGAGAAATAACGGTCGCTTCACCGCCACTGAGGAAGCCTATGCCCTAGGTGGCGGCGACCTATTTGACGCAGTGGAAGAAGCTGCACGGCACCGTAACATTGAATTTCCCGGTCATCTGCATGTTACCTTATATGATGTCGCCAGAATTGAACCTGCTGTCAGGAAAGTACTCGATAAATACGGCATAATTTACAATACCCAAGTCCGGGTCCGGGATATTACTATGAATGGAGCGCAGATAAAATCAGTTATTACTGATAGTGACGCCGAAATATACGGCGACGTATTTGTCGAAGCTACCGGCACTGCCGGTCCACAAGGTCATTGCAGCAAATACGGCAATGGCTGCGTAATGTGCATCATCCGCTGTCCCGCCTTTGGTCCCCGCATCAGCGTGGCGTCACGGGCAGGAGTCACAGAAATGATTGGTAGGAAAGGGGACGGGTCGTATGGCGCTATGAGCGGTTCCTGCAAGCTGCATAAAGAATCTCTCAGCCAATCCTTGGTTAAGGAATTAAATACCAAGGGTGTCGTTATCGTTCCCATACCGGCAGAGTTGCGAAAGAGTGAATCCTTAACTATTAAAGCCTGTCAACAGTATGCATTGAAAGAATTCGCTGAAAATATCATTCTCTTGGATACAGGTCACGCCAAACTGATGTCGCCCTATTACCCGCTCAATAAGCTGCGTAAAATTCCCGGGTTTGAAAATGCCAGATTTGAAGATCCCTATGCTGGCAGCACAGGTAATTCCATACGGTTTACGGCATTGTCACCGCGGGATAACGCCTTAAAAGTAAAGGGAGTAGACAATCTATTCTGCGGCGGTGAAAAGGCCGGACTGCTGGTGGGACATACGGAAGCCATTGTTACAGGCACATTAGCCGGTCATAACTCGGTTCGCCAAGTTCATGGCAAAAATCTCCTGGTATTGCCTGAATCTTTGGCAATCGGTGATGCCATTGCCCACGTCAATGAACGTATGCAAACGGAAGAAGGATTAAAACTCAAGTATACTTTCTCCGGCGCTAACTACTTTCAGCGCATGCAGGAAAAAGGCCTGTATACAACCGATGTTAATGTCATTAAAGAACGCGTCGAAAAAACCGGACTGACAGATATATTTGCCAAACCTGTCAAGATTTTTTAA